In the Mycolicibacterium thermoresistibile genome, one interval contains:
- a CDS encoding PaaI family thioesterase — MPEQVPVSRAEQDRARYEPLTSSVRRLIDATIRSEADEQAVRQAHALIDQAVALLSSRLMPGSFGLRHDTDGNPMVWGNVAIGLRNAIAPPLRVHHQGGRAWAEVTLGAPYEGPPGQVHGGVCALLLDHVLGATAHRPGAPAFTGTITLRYLRATPLGVPLRTEAWVDREEGSKTFALGQISDHDGVVTVRGEGVFIRPG; from the coding sequence ATGCCGGAGCAGGTACCGGTCAGCCGGGCCGAACAGGACCGGGCCCGCTACGAACCCCTGACGTCGTCGGTCCGGCGCCTCATCGACGCCACCATTCGCAGCGAAGCCGATGAACAGGCGGTGCGGCAGGCGCACGCCCTCATCGATCAGGCTGTCGCGCTGCTCAGCTCCCGGCTCATGCCGGGCTCGTTCGGGCTCCGGCACGACACCGACGGCAATCCGATGGTGTGGGGCAACGTCGCGATCGGGCTCCGGAATGCGATCGCTCCGCCGTTGCGGGTCCATCACCAAGGGGGCCGGGCCTGGGCCGAGGTCACCCTGGGCGCCCCGTACGAGGGGCCGCCCGGGCAGGTGCACGGCGGTGTGTGTGCCCTGCTGCTCGACCATGTGCTCGGCGCGACGGCGCACCGCCCGGGTGCGCCCGCGTTCACCGGCACCATCACCCTGCGGTACCTGCGTGCCACACCGCTGGGGGTGCCGCTGCGGACGGAGGCCTGGGTGGACCGGGAGGAAGGCTCGAAGACGTTCGCTCTCGGGCAGATCTCCGATCACGACGGCGTCGTCACGGTGCGCGGTGAAGGGGTCTTCATCCGGCCCGGATGA
- a CDS encoding FAD-binding protein, whose translation MSDDIVVDVLVAGSGGGLAGVYTAARAGLSVLLVEATDKFGGTTAYSGGGGMWYPCNPVVRRAGTDDTIADALEYFHAVVGDRTPRDLQDAYVTGGAGFIEFLEQDPHFEFTVLPWPDYYGSAPGARNDGYRHIVPVPLPDDALGRHAGLVRGPLDTERLGTPAPDVLVGGRALVGRFLAALGGFPDVTCWRNTPLTELICDGDRVVGAVVVRDGTPVRVRARRGVLLAAGGFERNADMRARYGVPGDATDTMGAPGNTGAAHLAAIAAGADTDLMDQAWWSPGLTHPDGRSAFALWFTGGIFVDQNGRRFVNESAPYDRLGREVIRHMRAGRLTLPYWMIYDDRTGGTPPIGATNVSMVDAAEYRKAGLWRSADTITGLAEAIGVPAGDLAATIARFNELAASGTDVDFGRGAEAYDRVFTAGASPLVPIDTPPYHAAAFGLSDLGTKGGLRTDARARVLRRDGTAIPGLYAAGNTMAAVTGTTYPGGGNPIGASLLFSHFAALDMAAQPTGAGR comes from the coding sequence ATGTCCGACGACATCGTGGTCGATGTGCTGGTGGCCGGTTCCGGCGGTGGGCTCGCGGGCGTCTACACCGCAGCACGGGCCGGCCTGTCGGTGCTGTTGGTGGAGGCCACCGACAAGTTCGGCGGCACCACGGCGTATTCGGGCGGCGGCGGGATGTGGTATCCGTGCAACCCGGTGGTCCGGCGTGCCGGGACCGACGACACCATCGCCGACGCACTCGAGTACTTCCATGCGGTCGTCGGCGATCGCACCCCGCGCGACCTGCAGGACGCGTATGTCACCGGTGGCGCCGGCTTCATCGAGTTTTTGGAGCAGGACCCGCATTTCGAGTTCACCGTGCTGCCGTGGCCGGACTACTACGGTTCGGCCCCCGGCGCCCGGAACGACGGCTACCGGCACATCGTCCCGGTCCCGCTCCCGGACGACGCGCTCGGGCGACACGCCGGGCTGGTGCGCGGGCCACTGGACACCGAACGGCTCGGGACTCCGGCACCCGATGTCCTGGTCGGCGGACGCGCCCTGGTGGGCAGGTTCCTGGCGGCTCTCGGCGGATTCCCCGACGTCACCTGCTGGCGCAACACCCCGCTGACCGAGCTGATCTGCGACGGCGATCGGGTCGTGGGGGCGGTCGTGGTGCGCGACGGAACGCCGGTGCGGGTCCGCGCACGCAGGGGCGTGCTGCTGGCGGCCGGCGGATTCGAACGGAATGCCGACATGCGTGCCCGGTACGGCGTTCCCGGTGATGCGACCGACACCATGGGCGCTCCCGGCAACACCGGCGCCGCCCACCTGGCGGCGATCGCGGCGGGGGCCGACACCGACCTGATGGATCAGGCGTGGTGGTCCCCCGGTCTGACCCATCCGGACGGCCGCTCCGCATTCGCCCTGTGGTTCACCGGCGGCATCTTCGTCGACCAGAACGGTCGGCGGTTCGTCAACGAGTCGGCCCCCTACGACCGGCTGGGCCGCGAGGTGATCCGGCACATGCGGGCGGGCCGGCTGACCCTGCCGTACTGGATGATCTACGACGACCGGACCGGCGGCACACCCCCGATCGGCGCCACCAACGTCTCGATGGTGGACGCCGCGGAGTACCGCAAGGCGGGGCTGTGGCGCTCGGCCGACACGATCACCGGACTGGCCGAGGCGATCGGGGTGCCCGCCGGCGATCTCGCGGCGACGATCGCACGCTTCAACGAGCTCGCGGCTTCCGGCACGGACGTCGACTTCGGTCGGGGCGCGGAGGCATACGACCGCGTGTTCACCGCCGGCGCCTCACCGCTGGTACCCATCGACACCCCGCCGTATCACGCGGCCGCCTTCGGCCTGTCCGATCTGGGCACCAAGGGTGGACTGCGCACCGATGCGCGGGCCCGCGTGCTGCGCCGCGACGGCACCGCGATTCCCGGGTTGTACGCGGCCGGCAACACCATGGCCGCGGTGACCGGAACCACCTATCCGGGTGGCGGTAATCCGATCGGCGCCTCGCTGCTGTTCAGCCACTTCGCGGCACTGGACATGGCCGCCCAGCCGACCGGGGCGGGGCGTTAG
- a CDS encoding PadR family transcriptional regulator, protein MLSGGNELSGYDIKKWTDWVIRFFYSSPAYSQIYSELKRLEQYGLVTSRIEGSTRSRRMYKITDAGLAAVTRWTNEEPVEAPTLKHSPMLRVVFGHLTNPGRLKEVLAEHAAYADRMQREAATEARHTAEQPAWSYARLALQWSERYYAAERDLALQLIKDLDVADRIFTEAEQSGLEWPVREYWYEVERRIAAEKDRE, encoded by the coding sequence ATGTTGTCGGGCGGTAACGAGCTGTCCGGCTACGACATCAAGAAGTGGACGGACTGGGTCATCCGGTTCTTCTACTCCAGCCCCGCGTACAGCCAGATCTACTCCGAACTCAAACGACTCGAACAGTACGGCCTGGTGACGTCGCGGATCGAGGGCAGCACCCGGAGCCGGCGGATGTACAAGATCACCGACGCCGGCCTGGCCGCCGTCACCCGGTGGACCAACGAGGAACCGGTGGAGGCCCCGACCCTCAAACACAGCCCGATGCTGCGGGTGGTCTTCGGCCACCTGACGAATCCGGGTCGGCTCAAAGAGGTGTTGGCCGAACACGCGGCCTACGCCGACCGGATGCAGCGGGAGGCCGCGACCGAGGCGAGGCACACCGCCGAACAGCCGGCGTGGTCGTACGCCCGGCTCGCGTTGCAGTGGTCGGAGCGGTACTACGCCGCCGAACGCGATCTCGCGCTGCAGCTGATCAAGGACCTCGACGTCGCCGACAGGATCTTCACCGAAGCAGAGCAGTCGGGACTGGAGTGGCCGGTCCGCGAGTACTGGTACGAGGTGGAGCGCCGGATCGCCGCGGAGAAGGATCGGGAGTGA
- a CDS encoding 3-ketosteroid-delta-1-dehydrogenase: MTARRGGGQNRAVTVAQNIEVDLLVVGSGTGMAAALAAHELGLTTLIVEKTAQVGGSTARSGGAFWMPANPVLTEAGAADTLDAARSYLEAVVEDSAPADRWQAFLDHGAETVRMLRRTTPMRFQWAKGYSDYHPERPGGAVLGRTCECRPFDARILGPELDRLRPGVMKSSLPVPVTGADYRWLNLMTRMPLKAIPRIGLRVVQGVGGLALRRRYVAGGQALAAGLFAGVIRAGIPVWTHSPLTRLLFDGDDVVGAVIDRHGAEVTVRTRRGVILATGGFDHLLDWRRKFQLESLPGDLSLGAEGNTGDGIRIAQEVGAGTGLMDQAWWFPAFAPLPGGEPAVMLAERSLPGCLLVDQTGNRFINEATDYMSFGQQLLRRERSGHPVEDMWMVFDQRYRDSYLLAAELFPRMPLPRSWYDAGIAHRSDDIPGLARAIGVDASTLDATVERFNRLARAGVDTDFGRGDSAYDRYYGDPTVAPNPNLRPLDHGPFYAVRVVLSDLGTCGGVRADHHARVLREDGSVIGGLYAIGNTAANVFGACYPGAGATIGQGLVFGYIAARHAATRAG, encoded by the coding sequence ATGACCGCCCGACGCGGCGGTGGCCAGAATCGTGCGGTGACTGTTGCCCAGAACATCGAGGTGGACCTGCTGGTGGTGGGTTCCGGGACCGGGATGGCCGCGGCCCTGGCCGCCCACGAACTCGGGTTGACCACCCTGATCGTGGAGAAGACCGCCCAGGTGGGCGGTTCGACCGCCCGGTCCGGAGGCGCCTTCTGGATGCCGGCGAATCCGGTCCTGACCGAGGCAGGCGCCGCGGACACCCTCGACGCGGCGCGCAGCTACCTGGAGGCGGTGGTCGAGGACAGCGCGCCCGCCGACCGCTGGCAGGCCTTCCTCGATCACGGCGCCGAGACGGTGCGCATGCTCCGCCGCACCACACCGATGAGATTCCAGTGGGCCAAGGGGTATTCGGACTACCATCCGGAGCGGCCCGGCGGAGCGGTTTTGGGCCGCACCTGCGAATGCCGGCCGTTCGACGCCCGCATCCTCGGCCCGGAACTGGACCGGCTGCGCCCCGGGGTGATGAAGTCCTCCCTGCCGGTGCCGGTCACCGGGGCGGACTACCGCTGGCTCAACCTGATGACGCGGATGCCGTTGAAGGCGATCCCCCGGATCGGGCTGCGCGTCGTCCAGGGCGTCGGCGGTCTGGCCCTGCGCCGCCGCTACGTGGCGGGCGGGCAGGCGCTGGCCGCCGGTCTGTTCGCCGGTGTGATCCGGGCCGGCATCCCGGTGTGGACCCACAGCCCGCTGACGCGGTTGCTGTTCGACGGCGACGACGTCGTCGGCGCCGTGATCGACCGGCACGGCGCCGAGGTGACGGTCCGGACGCGTCGCGGTGTGATCCTCGCCACCGGCGGCTTCGACCATCTGCTGGACTGGCGCCGCAAGTTTCAGCTCGAATCGCTGCCCGGGGACCTCAGCCTGGGCGCCGAGGGCAACACCGGTGACGGTATCCGGATCGCGCAGGAGGTCGGGGCCGGCACCGGGCTGATGGATCAGGCGTGGTGGTTTCCCGCCTTCGCCCCACTGCCCGGTGGGGAACCGGCGGTGATGCTCGCCGAACGGTCGCTACCGGGATGCCTGCTGGTCGACCAGACCGGCAATCGGTTCATCAACGAGGCCACCGACTACATGTCCTTCGGTCAGCAGCTTCTGCGGCGCGAGCGGAGCGGCCACCCGGTCGAGGACATGTGGATGGTCTTCGACCAGCGCTACCGTGACAGTTATCTGCTTGCCGCGGAACTATTTCCACGGATGCCGCTGCCGCGGTCCTGGTATGACGCCGGGATCGCGCACCGCAGCGACGACATCCCCGGTCTGGCCCGGGCGATCGGCGTCGACGCGTCCACGCTGGACGCCACCGTGGAACGGTTCAACCGGCTGGCCCGGGCCGGAGTCGACACCGACTTCGGCCGGGGCGACAGCGCCTACGACCGCTACTACGGCGACCCCACCGTGGCGCCCAACCCCAACCTCCGACCGCTCGACCACGGCCCGTTCTACGCGGTGCGGGTGGTGCTCAGCGACCTCGGCACCTGCGGCGGCGTCCGGGCCGACCACCATGCGCGGGTGCTTCGCGAAGACGGATCGGTGATCGGCGGTCTGTACGCGATCGGCAACACCGCGGCGAATGTGTTCGGGGCGTGTTACCCCGGCGCGGGCGCCACCATCGGCCAGGGACTGGTGTTCGGCTACATCGCGGCACGGCACGCCGCCACCCGGGCGGGCTGA
- a CDS encoding Rieske 2Fe-2S domain-containing protein — protein MTSLQSDRDTGEVRQIEAQAVPTRFARGWHCLGLIDDLGDGKPHAINAFGGKLVVFRGGDGKINVLDAYCRHMGGDLSDGEVKGNEIACPFHDWRWGGDGRCKKVPYSRRVPKLARTATWPTLEQDGMLFVWNDPENNPPPPDVTIPRIEGVGTDRWTDWHWYSTVVHTNCREIIDNIVDMAHFFYIHGGLPTEFKNVFEGHVATQYYKSEARPDLGSGEGAKILGTTSVASYYGPSFMIDDLTYHYEHGDQRTVLINCHYPIDANSFVLQYGITVEISDTAPRDIAMQMAVALGDFVKMGFEQDVAIWKRKARIDNPLLCEEDGPVYQVRRWYEQFYVDVADVTPDMVDRFEFEIDTTRPREAWMKEVEDNIAAGRLPRLVGVNK, from the coding sequence ATGACTTCGTTGCAGTCCGACCGCGACACCGGCGAGGTGCGTCAGATCGAGGCGCAGGCGGTGCCGACCCGGTTCGCCCGGGGCTGGCACTGTCTCGGACTGATCGACGACCTCGGCGACGGGAAACCCCACGCGATCAACGCTTTCGGCGGCAAGTTGGTGGTCTTCCGGGGTGGGGACGGCAAGATCAACGTCCTGGACGCGTACTGCCGGCACATGGGGGGAGACCTGTCCGACGGCGAGGTGAAGGGCAACGAGATCGCCTGCCCGTTCCATGACTGGCGCTGGGGCGGGGACGGCCGCTGCAAGAAGGTTCCCTACAGTCGCCGGGTCCCGAAACTGGCCCGTACCGCCACCTGGCCCACCCTGGAGCAGGACGGGATGCTGTTCGTCTGGAACGACCCGGAGAACAATCCGCCGCCGCCCGACGTGACGATCCCCCGGATCGAGGGTGTGGGCACCGACCGCTGGACCGACTGGCACTGGTACAGCACGGTCGTGCACACCAACTGTCGGGAGATCATCGACAACATCGTGGACATGGCGCATTTCTTCTACATCCACGGCGGACTTCCGACGGAGTTCAAGAACGTCTTCGAGGGCCACGTCGCCACCCAGTACTACAAGAGCGAGGCCCGTCCCGATCTCGGGTCGGGGGAGGGGGCGAAGATCCTGGGGACCACCTCGGTCGCGTCGTACTACGGCCCCTCGTTCATGATCGACGACCTCACCTATCACTACGAGCACGGTGATCAGCGCACCGTGCTGATCAACTGCCACTACCCGATCGACGCGAATTCCTTCGTGCTGCAGTACGGGATCACCGTGGAGATCTCCGACACCGCACCGCGGGACATCGCGATGCAGATGGCCGTCGCGCTGGGCGACTTCGTGAAGATGGGTTTCGAACAGGACGTGGCGATCTGGAAGCGCAAGGCGCGCATCGACAATCCGCTGCTCTGCGAGGAAGACGGCCCGGTCTATCAGGTGCGGCGGTGGTACGAGCAGTTCTATGTCGACGTGGCGGACGTGACACCGGACATGGTGGACCGATTCGAGTTCGAGATCGACACCACCCGGCCGCGGGAGGCGTGGATGAAGGAGGTCGAGGACAACATCGCCGCCGGCCGGTTGCCCAGGCTGGTGGGCGTGAACAAGTGA
- a CDS encoding SDR family NAD(P)-dependent oxidoreductase — protein sequence MRITDRVFVVTGSGNGMGREVAVELGRRGAHVAAVDIDREGLAGTAELVRATGARITTHVVDVTDDNAVAALPAAVLDAHGQVDGLVNIAGIAQRFALFSDLGAEALDRVPVVNFTGTVRMCRAFLPILLARPEANITNMSSLSALVPFASQLLYSASKAAVKQFSEGLDAELVGTDVRVVTVFPGNVATELAKNSGVEMLDAGSRRVYATSPEAAGRKIVAGIARDRYRVIIGADAHVLHALARIAPRRTARLVARQITSVLREQ from the coding sequence GTGCGCATCACCGATAGGGTGTTCGTCGTCACCGGTTCCGGCAACGGCATGGGGCGGGAGGTCGCCGTGGAGCTGGGCCGGCGCGGGGCACATGTCGCCGCCGTCGACATCGATCGGGAAGGGCTCGCCGGCACGGCGGAACTGGTTCGGGCCACCGGAGCGCGGATCACCACCCACGTCGTGGACGTCACCGACGACAATGCGGTGGCGGCCCTGCCCGCTGCGGTGCTCGACGCGCACGGGCAGGTCGACGGTCTGGTCAACATCGCCGGGATCGCGCAACGGTTCGCGTTGTTCTCCGACCTCGGCGCCGAGGCCCTCGACCGGGTGCCGGTGGTGAACTTCACCGGCACCGTGCGGATGTGCCGGGCGTTCCTGCCGATCCTGCTGGCGCGTCCGGAGGCCAACATCACCAACATGTCGAGCCTGTCGGCTCTGGTGCCGTTCGCCAGTCAGCTGCTCTACAGCGCCAGCAAGGCCGCGGTGAAACAGTTCAGCGAAGGCCTGGACGCCGAACTCGTCGGTACCGACGTCCGTGTCGTGACCGTGTTCCCGGGCAACGTCGCCACCGAACTCGCGAAGAACTCCGGGGTGGAGATGCTCGACGCCGGCAGCCGACGGGTGTACGCCACCAGCCCCGAGGCGGCCGGCAGGAAGATCGTCGCCGGTATCGCGAGAGACCGGTACCGGGTGATCATCGGCGCGGACGCCCATGTGTTGCATGCCCTTGCGCGGATCGCGCCGCGGCGCACCGCACGGCTGGTGGCCAGACAGATCACATCCGTTCTCCGGGAGCAGTGA
- a CDS encoding FAD-binding protein gives MPTAQEYDVIIVGFGAAGASAAIEAADRGARVLVLDRGHGGGATAYSGGIVYAGAGTAEQQAGGHADSVENMRAYLAREVGDAVSPETLTRFCEQSPAMIEWLKAQGVEFRGGPVPPYKTSYPTDEHYLYYSGNETAFPYSEHAHPAPRGHRALAPGMRSGRVLFERLRDSALSKGVEFVPLAHVHSLIQADDGRVTGVRYTVLDPGHRHARRHRLITRATGKLGTWMPGVVSGAVRYAERLRAEASVETETRAGAVILAAGGFINNRGWVRQYAPQFLKISPLGTVGDDGTGIRLGLDAGGKTDKMGNVTAWRFLSPPSAFLEGLTVGADGRRIANEDLYGATHGDVLMREFGGTGWAIYDAATWRKIRTQITDQTQVFQRLQVWYLLTIGHKKAATIADLARKNGIDAAGLQQTVDEYNRGISSGAGDPGHKHPSLCPPLERGPFYSINISADASLFYPIPGLTLGGLVVDEDSGAVVHRDGGVIPGLYAAGRNAVGVCSNSYVSGLSISDCVFSGRRAGAHAAGGTR, from the coding sequence ATGCCGACAGCGCAGGAATACGACGTCATCATCGTGGGATTCGGGGCGGCGGGCGCCTCCGCGGCCATCGAGGCGGCGGACCGGGGGGCGCGGGTCCTGGTGCTGGACCGCGGTCACGGCGGTGGTGCGACGGCATACTCCGGCGGGATCGTCTACGCCGGCGCCGGAACGGCCGAACAGCAGGCCGGGGGGCATGCCGACAGCGTCGAGAACATGCGCGCGTATCTGGCGCGTGAGGTCGGTGACGCCGTCAGCCCCGAGACCCTCACCCGCTTCTGCGAACAGAGCCCCGCGATGATCGAATGGCTCAAGGCACAGGGGGTGGAATTCCGGGGCGGTCCGGTGCCCCCCTACAAGACTTCCTACCCGACCGATGAGCACTACCTGTACTACTCGGGCAACGAGACCGCCTTCCCGTACAGCGAACACGCACACCCCGCACCCCGCGGTCACCGGGCACTGGCCCCGGGTATGAGATCGGGGCGGGTGCTGTTCGAGCGGCTGCGGGATTCCGCGCTGTCCAAGGGCGTCGAATTCGTTCCGCTCGCCCACGTGCATTCCCTGATCCAGGCTGACGACGGCCGGGTCACCGGGGTGCGCTACACGGTCCTGGATCCCGGGCACCGCCACGCCCGCAGGCATCGACTCATCACCAGGGCCACCGGCAAGCTGGGGACGTGGATGCCCGGTGTGGTCTCCGGCGCCGTCCGGTACGCCGAACGGCTGCGTGCCGAGGCCAGTGTCGAAACGGAAACCCGTGCCGGCGCGGTGATTCTGGCCGCCGGTGGATTCATCAACAACCGTGGATGGGTGCGACAGTACGCACCGCAGTTCCTGAAGATCTCCCCGTTGGGCACGGTCGGGGACGACGGCACCGGGATCCGGCTCGGACTGGACGCCGGTGGTAAGACCGACAAGATGGGCAACGTCACCGCCTGGCGATTCCTGTCCCCACCCAGCGCGTTCCTGGAAGGTCTCACCGTCGGCGCGGACGGGCGGCGGATCGCGAACGAGGATCTCTACGGCGCCACCCACGGTGACGTGCTCATGCGCGAGTTCGGCGGCACCGGGTGGGCGATCTATGACGCCGCCACCTGGCGGAAGATCAGGACGCAGATCACCGATCAGACCCAGGTCTTCCAGCGGCTCCAGGTGTGGTATCTGCTGACCATCGGGCACAAGAAGGCGGCCACGATCGCGGATCTGGCCCGCAAGAACGGTATCGACGCCGCCGGTCTGCAGCAGACCGTCGACGAGTACAACCGCGGGATCAGCAGCGGGGCAGGGGATCCCGGTCACAAGCATCCGTCCCTGTGTCCACCGCTGGAGCGCGGTCCGTTCTACTCGATCAACATCTCCGCCGACGCCTCGCTGTTCTACCCCATTCCCGGGTTGACCCTGGGCGGGCTCGTGGTGGACGAGGACAGCGGTGCGGTGGTGCACCGCGACGGCGGGGTGATCCCCGGCCTGTACGCCGCCGGCCGCAACGCCGTCGGCGTGTGCTCCAACAGTTACGTCAGCGGCCTGTCGATCTCGGACTGCGTGTTCAGCGGCCGGCGGGCCGGCGCCCACGCGGCCGGCGGAACCCGCTGA
- a CDS encoding alpha/beta hydrolase — MNHPVPPLDPDAAARIASLGPPAPMRRRGLQAVRDAIESAPLPTDMPAMASIVDRAVPGPGGDIPVRIHRPERGCGDPAPAVLYFHGGGLVMGSNHSFEPLARGLAAASGAVVVAVDYRLAPEHPPPAQFDDAWATTRWVAAHADELGLDTSRLAVAGDSAGGALAAAVALAARDRGGPELLAQLLMYPGLDRDLAAPSIVAMPEAPMLSRDDIVYLHELADLGAGTPHDPYRVPAYATDLGGLPQTIIVTGACDPIRDWGERYAGRLRDAGVQTTVTRYPGMYHGFLMRYESTARGRLALAEIGALLRAKFANPLPF; from the coding sequence ATGAATCACCCGGTTCCCCCGCTCGATCCCGACGCGGCGGCCCGCATCGCCTCCCTCGGCCCACCCGCACCGATGCGCCGACGTGGCCTCCAGGCGGTGCGCGACGCGATCGAATCCGCCCCACTGCCGACCGATATGCCGGCCATGGCGAGCATCGTCGACCGGGCGGTGCCCGGACCCGGCGGTGACATCCCGGTGCGCATCCACCGCCCCGAACGGGGCTGCGGTGACCCGGCGCCGGCGGTGCTGTACTTCCACGGCGGCGGTCTGGTCATGGGCAGCAACCACTCATTCGAACCGCTGGCCCGGGGTTTGGCCGCCGCCAGCGGGGCCGTCGTGGTCGCCGTCGACTACCGGTTGGCGCCGGAGCATCCTCCGCCGGCGCAGTTCGACGACGCGTGGGCGACGACCCGCTGGGTGGCCGCCCACGCCGACGAACTGGGGCTGGACACCAGCCGGCTCGCCGTCGCCGGCGACAGCGCCGGTGGGGCACTGGCCGCCGCGGTGGCGTTGGCGGCCCGCGACCGGGGCGGACCAGAACTGCTCGCGCAGCTGTTGATGTACCCGGGACTGGACCGGGACCTGGCTGCCCCGTCCATCGTCGCCATGCCCGAAGCCCCGATGTTGAGCCGGGACGACATCGTGTATCTGCACGAGCTCGCCGACCTGGGCGCCGGCACCCCCCATGACCCGTACCGGGTGCCGGCCTACGCCACCGATCTCGGAGGCCTTCCGCAGACGATCATCGTGACCGGCGCCTGTGACCCCATCCGGGACTGGGGGGAAAGGTATGCCGGGCGGCTGCGGGATGCCGGGGTGCAGACCACGGTGACCCGCTACCCGGGGATGTACCACGGCTTTCTGATGCGCTACGAGTCCACCGCCCGCGGCCGGCTGGCCCTGGCCGAGATCGGCGCCCTCCTCCGCGCGAAATTCGCCAATCCACTTCCGTTTTGA
- a CDS encoding SDR family NAD(P)-dependent oxidoreductase → MDAHEVFGGGVAVITGAGHGVGAGLARYAASLGMTVVLADVDAAAIAALRGELPGSVGQVCDVRDPDALEMLAARVYSEVGPVRLLVNNAGIEQFGYLWDTPVPNWDRLVSVNVSGVFYGIRAFLPRMIDAGAPAWVWNLSSIGGVAAVPLQAPYIMSKHAVLALTECLRLEVELAGHADRITVQAVLPGAVKSNIFEAAGGVDDGDVAAAEAQRAAMLDIKAAAMDPVEAARVVFEQAAAGEFYLLTQPEYVGGAMAERAAVLTERRAPVLRTEQRFDPARH, encoded by the coding sequence GTGGACGCGCATGAGGTCTTCGGCGGGGGCGTCGCCGTCATCACCGGCGCCGGGCACGGCGTCGGTGCGGGGCTGGCCCGGTATGCCGCGTCCCTGGGGATGACGGTGGTGCTCGCCGACGTCGACGCCGCGGCGATCGCGGCCCTGCGCGGGGAGCTGCCGGGCTCGGTGGGTCAGGTGTGCGATGTGCGCGATCCCGACGCGCTCGAAATGCTCGCCGCGCGCGTCTATTCCGAGGTGGGGCCGGTACGGCTGCTGGTCAACAACGCCGGCATCGAGCAGTTCGGGTACCTGTGGGACACGCCGGTCCCCAACTGGGACCGGCTCGTCTCGGTCAATGTCAGCGGGGTGTTCTACGGGATCCGGGCGTTCCTGCCCCGCATGATCGACGCCGGCGCCCCGGCGTGGGTGTGGAACCTGTCCTCCATCGGCGGGGTGGCCGCGGTTCCGTTGCAGGCCCCCTACATCATGAGCAAGCACGCGGTGCTGGCACTGACCGAATGCCTACGGCTCGAGGTGGAACTGGCCGGACACGCCGACCGGATCACCGTGCAGGCGGTGCTGCCGGGCGCGGTGAAGTCCAACATCTTCGAGGCGGCGGGCGGTGTCGACGACGGTGATGTCGCCGCCGCCGAGGCGCAGCGGGCCGCGATGCTCGACATCAAGGCCGCCGCGATGGATCCGGTCGAGGCGGCGCGGGTGGTCTTCGAACAGGCCGCCGCCGGCGAGTTCTACCTGCTCACTCAGCCCGAGTACGTCGGCGGGGCGATGGCGGAACGGGCGGCCGTGTTGACGGAGCGCCGTGCTCCGGTCCTGCGCACCGAACAGCGATTCGATCCGGCACGGCACTGA
- a CDS encoding nuclear transport factor 2 family protein, with product MSNEITLSEVQEFIAEFWYHYDQGHFAELGARLGDEMEYLSRSDSGNCPFEHLLAAELHGKDETLAWLTQHRNENPYPLRHHATNIFRTGVDGDVTKARFYLYVNQVTNNVPFDVSSGVVDVGIRRSGDGLVFTKMTVVLDAEDSIPFAEHAANTTAAAPAGS from the coding sequence ATGAGCAACGAGATCACGCTGTCGGAGGTCCAGGAGTTCATCGCCGAGTTCTGGTACCACTACGACCAGGGCCACTTCGCCGAGCTCGGCGCCCGCCTCGGTGACGAGATGGAGTACCTGAGCCGATCCGATTCGGGTAACTGCCCGTTCGAGCATCTGCTCGCCGCCGAGCTGCACGGCAAGGACGAAACCCTGGCCTGGCTGACCCAGCACCGCAACGAGAACCCGTACCCGCTGCGCCACCACGCCACGAACATCTTCCGCACCGGCGTCGACGGAGACGTCACGAAGGCGCGCTTCTACCTCTACGTCAACCAGGTCACCAACAACGTCCCGTTCGATGTCTCCAGTGGTGTCGTCGACGTCGGTATCCGCCGGTCCGGCGACGGCCTGGTGTTCACGAAGATGACGGTGGTGCTCGACGCCGAGGACTCCATCCCGTTCGCCGAGCACGCCGCCAACACCACCGCGGCCGCACCGGCGGGTTCGTGA